GCCGCCGCGCGGTCGCGCAGCAGCTTGACGGCGGCGGCCGCGCCCGCCGCCGTCACCGCGGCCAGCGCGGTGGACGCGACCCGCATCACCGCGTCCAGCCCGACGTGCCACCGCAGCACCGCGGCGGTGAGCAGGGCGCACAGGACCAGCAGGCCGGTCAGGCCGTGCCGGCCGCCCAGGCGCGCCCCGCCCGCCAGGTAGGTGTTCACCGCGCCGAGCGTGAGCAGCGCGGCCGCCACCGCGGTGACCGGCCGGGCGGCCGGCCCGAAGGCGCGTTCCAGCAGGTCGGCGAGCGGGACGTCGCTGGTGGTGCCGGCCGTGGTGACGGCGAGCCCGAGGTAGAGGACGGCGACCACGGCCAGGGTGCGCCGGGTGGCGCGGCGCGGGTCGGCGAACTCGTCGGCGAGGTTGCTCGCCGCCTCCCACCCGGAGAAGGCGAAGAACAGCACCACCGCCGCCGTCCCGATCGCCGCCCACCCGTGCGGCGCGAACGGCCGGAAGTCGTCCGCCCCGACGTCCGCCGCGCCGACGGCGACCGCCACCACCAGCAGCCCGGACAGCAGGACCACCAGCAGCACCTGCGCGCCCGCCGACACGCGCAGGCCCGCGTAGTTCGCGGCGAACCCGGTGGCCAGCAGCAGGAGCCCGGCGACCACCGGGTCGCCCCGGCCGAGCGCGTGCACCACGTACTCCCCGCCCACCAGCGCGCCGCCCAGCACCCCGAACGGCACGCCGACCAGGTAGAACCACCAGGCGACCGGCCGGGCGGCGCGCGGCCCGAACGCCGCGCCGACGAACCCGGCGACCCCGCCCCGGTACCGCTCGCCGAGGGTGGCGAAGCAGGTCGCGATCGGGACGCTGAGCAGCAGCAGCGCCACCCAGGCCAGGACCGAGGCGGGCCCGGCGGCGTCGTTGGCCAGGGCGGGCAGCACCAGGACCCCGGGGCCGAGGACCGCGCCCAGGTACATCGCGGTGAGCCTCATGCCATCAGGGGGAGGTCGCGGGTCAGCCTGCCGACCTCGGCGCGGGGCCCGTACAGGGCGACGGCGACGAACCCCGGGTCGGTCGCGGCGGACAGGGCCTCGACGTACTCGCCGTAGGTCCGCGCCCGGCGGGCGACCTCGGTGAAGCCGATCCGGAGCACGTCCCCCGCCCGGTACAGGGCCTTGAGCCGGTCGGCCGGCGCGGTGAGCACGGGGACGGGGTGGGTGTTGAGGCCGGGGTGGAGCGTGCCGTCGGCGTCCTTCACGTCCTCGCCGAGCAGGTCGGCCAGGCGGGCGCCGAGGGTCAGGCCGAGGACGGCGGCGGCGTTGGCGGCGAGGTTCGGCGGCAGGTCGTCGCGCAGGACGAGGGCGATCTTGGTGGGCAGCACGAGGGCGTCCGTTCGTTCGATGGGATGCCCATGAAGTTATTCACCCGCGCGTTGTTGTCCACGTTTTCCGAACTTGATTCGGTCGGAGGCGGGATGATCGGTGCGTGGACGAACTTGATTCGGAGATCATCAGGAACCTCCAGTCGGATGCGCGGCTGACGAACCGCGAGCTGGCCAGGCGGCTGGGCGTGGCACCGTCGACGTGCCTGGAGCGGGTGCGGTCGCTGCGCGAGCGCGGCGTGATCAGGGGCTACCACGCGGACGTGGACCTCGGCGCCCTCAACCGCCCGGTGCAGGCATTCGTGGCCGCCCGGCTGCGCCCGATGAGCCGCCCGGTGATCGACGGCTTCAAGGCCGCGATCGGCACGCTGCCGGAGGTGACGGCGATGTACGTGGTGGCGGGCGACGACGACTTCCTGATCCACGTGGCGGTGCGCGACCTGGAGCACCTGCACGCGTTCCTCATCGACCGGCTGAGCAGGCGGCGGGAGGTGATCAGCTTCCGCAGCTCGGTGATCTACGAGGCCATGCGCAACCCGGTGCTGACCGAGCTGCCGCGGTGAGCGGGTCCGCTGCGACGGGGCGGACGAGCGGGAACGCCGGGCGACCTCCGCGCCGCTCGCGGTGATGTCCGCGGTGCGCGAGTTCGGGCGCACCCTCACGCAGCCGCTGGGCGCGCCCGCGACCGGGCGCGGAACCGGGCGGAACCCGTTCACCGATTCCGCGCCCGGCGCGGTGGACGACTTCTACGGGGCGGTGGCGCAGAACCCCGGGCCGTGGGCCGCGGCGGCGCCGCGCGTGCGGCCCGAGGAGGTGTTCGCGCCGCCCGCCGACGTGCCGGCCGCCCTGGTGCCCACCGCACCGTCCTCCCAGGACGGCGCGGTCAGTTCCACGACGGCAGCCACTTCTGGGCGTCCCACATCTCGGGGGTGATCGGGTCGCCGTTGAGGATCGGCCACAGCCAGACGAAGTTGGCCACCACCAGCCCGACGTAGAGGGCCACCGCCAGCCGGCCGGTGCCGCGGCGCTCCGGGCCGTCCGTGCGGCGGCCCAGGAGCTCGCCCAGCGCGAGCGCGATGCCCAGCACCAGGAACGGCGCCATCGGCATGGCGTAGAAGTAGTACATCTGCCGGTCGACGTTGATGAACCACGGCAGGTAGCCCGCGGCGTAGCCGACGAGCACCGCCGCGTACCGCCAGTCCAGCCGGGTGATCGCCTGCCACAGCGCCCACGCCAGCACCGGGAACGCCAGCCACCACATGGCGGGCGTGCCGATCAGCATGATCGCGCCCACGCAGGTCGCCGCGCCGCAGCCGGTCACCGCGCCCTCGAAGTAGTAGAGCATCGGCCGCAGGCCCATCGGCCACGTCCACGGCTTGGACTCCCACGGGTGCCGGTTGGTCTCCGAGGTGACCAGCCCGGTGTGGAAGTCGTAGACGTTGGACGTGTAGTACCAGAGCGCGCGCAGCGGGTCGGGCACCCACGAGTCGTCGGGCAGCTTCGCGCCCACCACGTGCCGGTCGATGGCGGTCTCGCTGCCGAACCACGCCCACCACGTGGCCAGGTAGGCCAGCACCGGCACGAGCGCCAGGGCGAACAGCGACGGCAGCAGGTCCTTGGCGATCGTGCCCAGCCACGGCCGCTCCACGCCCGCCGCGCGCCGCGCGGTCAGGCTCCACAACACCGACAGCACGCCGAAGAACAGGATGAAGTAGGCGCCGGACCACTTCACGCCGCACCCCAGGCCCAGCGCGATCCCCGCGGCGAAGCGCCACCAGCGGAAGCCCAGCCACGGGCCGAACGGCGAGTTGCCCACCCAGCCCTCGCGCACGGCGACGGCCAGCCGGGCGCGCACCTGGTCCCGGTCGGCCACCAGGCACGCGAACGCGACCACCACGAACAGCGTCAGGAAGGAGTCGAGCATGCCCATCCGCGAC
This portion of the Saccharothrix syringae genome encodes:
- a CDS encoding APC family permease, producing MRLTAMYLGAVLGPGVLVLPALANDAAGPASVLAWVALLLLSVPIATCFATLGERYRGGVAGFVGAAFGPRAARPVAWWFYLVGVPFGVLGGALVGGEYVVHALGRGDPVVAGLLLLATGFAANYAGLRVSAGAQVLLVVLLSGLLVVAVAVGAADVGADDFRPFAPHGWAAIGTAAVVLFFAFSGWEAASNLADEFADPRRATRRTLAVVAVLYLGLAVTTAGTTSDVPLADLLERAFGPAARPVTAVAAALLTLGAVNTYLAGGARLGGRHGLTGLLVLCALLTAAVLRWHVGLDAVMRVASTALAAVTAAGAAAAVKLLRDRAAAIALAATCAVLACAGPLLAVPLVVGVAALVSARVGSAVPAGRSSS
- a CDS encoding DUF2000 domain-containing protein, with amino-acid sequence MLPTKIALVLRDDLPPNLAANAAAVLGLTLGARLADLLGEDVKDADGTLHPGLNTHPVPVLTAPADRLKALYRAGDVLRIGFTEVARRARTYGEYVEALSAATDPGFVAVALYGPRAEVGRLTRDLPLMA
- a CDS encoding Lrp/AsnC family transcriptional regulator, yielding MDELDSEIIRNLQSDARLTNRELARRLGVAPSTCLERVRSLRERGVIRGYHADVDLGALNRPVQAFVAARLRPMSRPVIDGFKAAIGTLPEVTAMYVVAGDDDFLIHVAVRDLEHLHAFLIDRLSRRREVISFRSSVIYEAMRNPVLTELPR
- a CDS encoding dolichyl-phosphate-mannose--protein mannosyltransferase translates to MSLIAPQSADDVVSPGDVPPASPPPGNDRESRARLLDPGPVGDALRGWLVTLAVALVGGVVRFWNLGFPTDKGTPIFDEKHYVPQAAQVLRNGGYEDNPGYELIVHPPLGKQLIAIGEWLFGYDGVGWRFTAALAGTLTIVLVVRIARRLTRSDLLAAIAGVLLIADGLSHVQSRMGMLDSFLTLFVVVAFACLVADRDQVRARLAVAVREGWVGNSPFGPWLGFRWWRFAAGIALGLGCGVKWSGAYFILFFGVLSVLWSLTARRAAGVERPWLGTIAKDLLPSLFALALVPVLAYLATWWAWFGSETAIDRHVVGAKLPDDSWVPDPLRALWYYTSNVYDFHTGLVTSETNRHPWESKPWTWPMGLRPMLYYFEGAVTGCGAATCVGAIMLIGTPAMWWLAFPVLAWALWQAITRLDWRYAAVLVGYAAGYLPWFINVDRQMYYFYAMPMAPFLVLGIALALGELLGRRTDGPERRGTGRLAVALYVGLVVANFVWLWPILNGDPITPEMWDAQKWLPSWN